One genomic region from Augochlora pura isolate Apur16 chromosome 7, APUR_v2.2.1, whole genome shotgun sequence encodes:
- the LOC144472095 gene encoding uncharacterized protein LOC144472095, with amino-acid sequence MDQECNTSMYNWFEKSGMIANIRTHLRQNLINALRNKDLNLKTDNPKSAKQYIYDLLIAEYLFNHNYAYTLSVFASEAPLLINFANKTVQRPDENEEGTTEKLQNDYIFHALETLGINPHDRKGQYVLSQYIESDMPLLLCILKCITMFSYNMHNSIPMKENVALCNESTQTKFSWVSYNSHIEKLLSLKKKVSLHKQMVNNKLHKREMMLKEQALLTQRNIEVLNTKLHQVQNAVHSMSLKEKDLKKERQSNEQKIQQKEMEVALKERLLLQEENRLRREQNDRMKLEEDIKQLQEHKKIAEMTASRRVQSIEVQTDFAIESSLEDKIKVLTKEKEELNALIQDQQLRIEQITQRALQLSRQIEGIRVLRPTIEVPTQTNGNTVISECSSTEDILQDAKLRLKRLEEESMKADQYYYNFINNSP; translated from the exons atggATCAAGAATGTAACACGTCTATGTATAATTG GTTTGAAAAATCTGGAATGATAGCAAACATAAGGACGCATCTTcgtcaaaatttaattaatgcattACGAAACAAGGATCTTAATTTGAAAACCGATAATCCGAAATCTGCAAAACAATACATTTACGATCTGTTGATagctgaatatttattcaatcacAATTATGCTTACACATTGTCGGTATTTGCAAGTGAGGCCCCATTGTTAATCAACTTTGCTAATAAGACAGTTCAGAGACCTGATGAAAATGAAGAAGGTACaactgaaaaattacaaaatgattACATATTCCATGCATTGGAAACATTAGGCATTAATCCTCATGATAGAAAAGGTCAATATGTGTTATCACAATATATTGAAAGTGACATGCCACTTCTTCTATGCATATTAAAATGCATAACTATGTTTTCTTATAATATGCACAATAGTATACCAATGAAAGAAAATGTGGCACTCTGCAATGAGTCTacacaaacaaaattttcttggGTATCTTATAATTCACACATAGAGAAACTACTTTCCCTAAAAAAGAAAGTATCTTTGCATAAACAGatggttaataataaattgcataaGAGAGAAATGATGCTAAAAGAACAAGCATTGCTTACTCAACGGAATATTGAAGTACTAAATACTAAACTGCATCAAGTTCAG aaTGCTGTGCATTCAATGAGTTTAAAGgaaaaagatttaaagaaGGAAAGGCAGAGTAATGAACAAAAAATTCAACAGAAAGAAATGGAAGTGGCATTAAAGGAGAGACTATTATTGCAAGAAGAAAatag ATTAAGGAGAGAACAAAACGATCGTATGAAACTGGAGGAggatataaaacaattacaagaACATAAGAAAATAGCAGAAATGACTGCAAGTCGAAGAGTTCAAAGTATAGAGGTGCAAACAGACTTTGCAATTGAGTCTTCGCTAGAAGATAAGATCAAAGTTCTTactaaagaaaaagaagaattaaatgcTCTTATACAGGACCAGCAATTGAGAATAGAACAAATAACCCAACGTGCTCTTCAATTATCTCGACAAATAGAGGGAATAAGAGTTTTAAGGCCTACTATCGAGGTTCCAACTCAAACAAATGGAAACACAGTTATTAGCGAATGCAGTTCGACAGAAGACATCCTTCAGGATGCGAAATTAAGACTGAAACGTTTAGAAGAAGAAAGTATGAAAGCAGATCAATAttactacaattttataaataattcgccataa
- the Xpc gene encoding DNA repair protein complementing XP-C cells homolog isoform X1 has translation MNDLSEDDSSDSSNEFLVNPERINLNFSFFRDKQPKINSCAPESDTGDVSSEDDNLEDVNQSNNIELFIDVLKNLESTQKFEFNDGDIKKEHAISNSTALQKKNGKVQVTKELDAASSNEITELLLRGETNTDSSNERKQKQTTVKEEGTEDVEDKPEYSIPKDGVNIILPGTSIMLKKKKKGSQDLKTILKRQLRTNQVYIEKVGLLCWLAYGFYLNKQANEPEVMSTVLSFMTSDKYPKNRLDLTYLEKFTKWFKHLFTFEAVSTNDNKCINKESLLKVLQAKKICDYRELVVLYVAMMRALGLHCRLVISLCPPHRALSDDPIFKLDRNNQQAKPKSKLSKVMEKASSKSSKKEIPETTKVILNSPEAKKYANIEAKKRAAEVLQSKSQSKSKRGKLDSTKECKSTKEVTRDTNAKKNESQTTKEEKNKTNLRQLRSRRFNFSSEDDKSQKSIDLSSKSDGTKSKYYINEDSTDSENEFQPKPKIVTKKKSSDDGNGKEPKSKSSKKSNRKLLSSDSESEDTSNKRNTQDLWAEVYLESEESWICVSVMEEKIHCVREVYKKAKKPVLYVIAWNSNGLIKDVTRRYCPHWLTVTRKQRIDEKWWLEALIPWKEKDTAISKAEDQMLLDKELEQPLPKTIGECKGHPLYVIARHLLKFEGLYPPDCVPLGHTSTGEAIYSRHCVHTLCSRETWLKRARVVKPKQEPYKIVKARPKYDKLSGMKIKDSALELFGEWQTTEYEPPEAKNGIVPRNEYGNVDLFKQCMLPKGTVHINLPGLNRIARKLNIDCASAVVGFNFGCMGAVPALEGFVVCAEYEDTLRETWEVEQVLAAKRAQEKRDKRIYGTWRKLIRLLLIREQLRVKYNFSSEVESTTTNKRTKHKTTDIKKAKLS, from the exons ATGAATGACTTATCGGAAGATGACAGTTCTGACAGTAGCAATGAGTTTCTGGTGAATCCagagagaattaatttaaatttttccttctttcgcgATAAACAACCTAAGATTAATTCTTGCGCGCCAGAAAGCGATACCGGCGATGTAAGCTCTGAGGATGACAATCTTGAGGATGTCAATCAATCTAACAACATTGAGTTGTTCAttgatgttttaaaaaatttagaaagtaCACAGAAGTTTGAATTTAATGATGGAGATATTAAAAAGGAGCATGCAATCTCAAACTCTACAGCACTACAAAAGAAAAACGGGAAGGTACAGGTAACAAAAGAACTGGATGCTGCATCTTCTAATGAAATTACTGAACTTTTGCTGCGGGGAGAGACCAATACAGATTCTTCTAATGAAAGAAAGCAAAAACAAACAACTGTGAAGGAAGAAGGTACAGAAGATGTGGAAGATAAACCAGAATACAGTATTCCAAAAGATGGTGTTAATATCATTCTACCTGGCACTAGTATAATgctaaagaagaagaaaaaagggaGTCAGGATCTgaaaacaattctaaaaagGCAATTGAGAACTAATCAGGTATACATTGAGAAAGTAGGTCTACTTTGTTGGCTAGCTTATGGATTCTATTTGAATAAACAAGCAAATGAACCTGAGGTGATGTCAACTGTATTATCTTTTATGACATCTGATAAGTATCCAAAAAATAGACTCGATCTCACATATCtggaaaaatttacaaaatggtttaaacatttatttacatttgaaGCTGTTTCAACTAATGacaataaatgtattaataaagagAGTTTGTTAAAGGTGTTACAGGCGAAGAAGATTTGTGATTACAGGGAATTGGTAGTATTATATGTTGCCATGATGAGAGCCTTAGGCTTGCACTGTCGTCTAGTTATTTCACTTTGCCCACCACATAGAGCATTAAGTGACGatccaatttttaaacttgATAGAAATAACCAACAGGCTAAGCCTAAGAGTAAATTAAGTAAAGTTATGGAGAAAGCAAGTTCAAAATCCAGCAAAAAAGAAATCCCTGAAACAacgaaagttattttaaatagtccAGAAGCGAAGAAGTATGCAAATATAGAAGCAAAGAAAAGAGCAGCAGAAGTTCTGCAGTCAAAATCGCAAAGCAAATCAAAAAGAGGGAAATTAGATAGTACCAAAGAGTGTAAGAGCACAAAAGAAGTGACCAGAGATACAAATGCTAAAAAGAATGAATCTCAAACAACAAAAGAGGAGAagaataaaactaatttaagGCAGCTGAGATCCAGAaggtttaatttttcatctgAAGATGATAAATCTCAGAAATCTATAGATTTAAGTTCGAAGAGTGACGGTACAAAGtcaaagtattatataaacgAAGATTCCACAGATtctgaaaatgaatttcagcCAAAAccaaaaattgtaacaaaaaagaaatcaagTGATGATGGTAATGGAAAGGAACCAAAGTCTAAGAGTAGCAAGAAGagcaatagaaaattattatccaGCGATAGCGAAAGCGAAGATACcagtaataaaagaaatacacAAGATCTTTGGGCTGAAGTATATTTGGAATCGGAAGAAAGCTGGATATGTGTGAGTGTAATGGAGGAAAAGATTCATTGTGTTAGAGAAGTATAT aaaaaagcaaaaaaaCCTGTGCTGTATGTAATAGCATGGAATTCCAATGGTTTAATAAAGGATGTAACTAGACGTTATTGTCCGCATTGGCTTACAGTCACGCGCAAACAACGCATTGATGAGAAATGGTGGTTGGAAGCATTGATTCCTTGGAAGGAAAAAGATACCGCCATTTCTAAAGCTGAAGACCAAATGCTTTTAGACAa aGAATTAGAGCAGCCATTACCTAAAACCATTGGTGAATGTAAAGGACATCCATTGTACGTTATTGCAAGACATTTACTAAAATTCGAAGGATTGTACCCTCCAGATTGCGTACCATTGGGACACACCTCTACTGGTGAAGCCATTTATTCTCGGCACTGTGTACATACTCTTTGCTCAAGAGAAACGTGGCTAAAACGAGCTCGAGTTGTAAAGCCAAAACAGGAAccatataaaatagttaaagcTCGTCCAAAGTACGATAAG CTATCTGGTATGAAAATTAAGGATTCGGCTCTAGAATTATTCGGGGAATGGCAGACTACAGAATACGAACCACCAGAAGCCAAGAATGGTATTGTGCCTCGGAATGAATATGGAAATGTGGACCTATTCAAACAATGCATGCTACCAAAAGGCACTGTTCACATAAATC TTCCAGGGTTAAATCGGATAGCTAGAAAGTTGAATATCGATTGTGCATCAGCAGTTGTGGGTTTTAACTTTGGATGCATGGGTGCAGTGCCTGCTCTTGAAGGATTCGTCGTTTGCGCAGAGTATGAGGATACTTTGAGAGAAACGTGGGAAGTAGAACAGGTTTTAGCCGCCAAGCGGGCTCAAGAAAAACgcgataaaagaatttatggaacttggagaaaattgattcgattgTTACTCATTAGAGAACAACTGCGAgttaagtataatttttcgTCAGAAGTGGAATCAACGACTACGAACAAACGAACGAAACACAAAACGACGGATATTAAAAAGGCAAAATTGTCCTAA
- the Xpc gene encoding DNA repair protein complementing XP-C cells homolog isoform X2 gives MNDLSEDDSSDSSNEFLVNPERINLNFSFFRDKQPKINSCAPESDTGDVSSEDDNLEDVNQSNNIELFIDVLKNLESTQKFEFNDGDIKKEHAISNSTALQKKNGKVQVTKELDAASSNEITELLLRGETNTDSSNERKQKQTTVKEEGTEDVEDKPEYSIPKDGVNIILPGTSIMLKKKKKGSQDLKTILKRQLRTNQVYIEKVGLLCWLAYGFYLNKQANEPEVMSTVLSFMTSDKYPKNRLDLTYLEKFTKWFKHLFTFEAVSTNDNKCINKESLLKVLQAKKICDYRELVVLYVAMMRALGLHCRLVISLCPPHRALSDDPIFKLDRNNQQAKPKSKLSKVMEKASSKSSKKEIPETTKVILNSPEAKKYANIEAKKRAAEVLQSKSQSKSKRGKLDSTKECKSTKEVTRDTNAKKNESQTTKEEKNKTNLRQLRSRRFNFSSEDDKSQKSIDLSSKSDGTKSKYYINEDSTDSENEFQPKPKIVTKKKSSDDGNGKEPKSKSSKKSNRKLLSSDSESEDTSNKRNTQDLWAEVYLESEESWICVSVMEEKIHCVREVYKKAKKPVLYVIAWNSNGLIKDVTRRYCPHWLTVTRKQRIDEKWWLEALIPWKEKDTAISKAEDQMLLDKELEQPLPKTIGECKGHPLYVIARHLLKFEGLYPPDCVPLGHTSTGEAIYSRHCVHTLCSRETWLKRARVVKPKQEPYKIVKARPKYDKNICIFLFQVAIWYEN, from the exons ATGAATGACTTATCGGAAGATGACAGTTCTGACAGTAGCAATGAGTTTCTGGTGAATCCagagagaattaatttaaatttttccttctttcgcgATAAACAACCTAAGATTAATTCTTGCGCGCCAGAAAGCGATACCGGCGATGTAAGCTCTGAGGATGACAATCTTGAGGATGTCAATCAATCTAACAACATTGAGTTGTTCAttgatgttttaaaaaatttagaaagtaCACAGAAGTTTGAATTTAATGATGGAGATATTAAAAAGGAGCATGCAATCTCAAACTCTACAGCACTACAAAAGAAAAACGGGAAGGTACAGGTAACAAAAGAACTGGATGCTGCATCTTCTAATGAAATTACTGAACTTTTGCTGCGGGGAGAGACCAATACAGATTCTTCTAATGAAAGAAAGCAAAAACAAACAACTGTGAAGGAAGAAGGTACAGAAGATGTGGAAGATAAACCAGAATACAGTATTCCAAAAGATGGTGTTAATATCATTCTACCTGGCACTAGTATAATgctaaagaagaagaaaaaagggaGTCAGGATCTgaaaacaattctaaaaagGCAATTGAGAACTAATCAGGTATACATTGAGAAAGTAGGTCTACTTTGTTGGCTAGCTTATGGATTCTATTTGAATAAACAAGCAAATGAACCTGAGGTGATGTCAACTGTATTATCTTTTATGACATCTGATAAGTATCCAAAAAATAGACTCGATCTCACATATCtggaaaaatttacaaaatggtttaaacatttatttacatttgaaGCTGTTTCAACTAATGacaataaatgtattaataaagagAGTTTGTTAAAGGTGTTACAGGCGAAGAAGATTTGTGATTACAGGGAATTGGTAGTATTATATGTTGCCATGATGAGAGCCTTAGGCTTGCACTGTCGTCTAGTTATTTCACTTTGCCCACCACATAGAGCATTAAGTGACGatccaatttttaaacttgATAGAAATAACCAACAGGCTAAGCCTAAGAGTAAATTAAGTAAAGTTATGGAGAAAGCAAGTTCAAAATCCAGCAAAAAAGAAATCCCTGAAACAacgaaagttattttaaatagtccAGAAGCGAAGAAGTATGCAAATATAGAAGCAAAGAAAAGAGCAGCAGAAGTTCTGCAGTCAAAATCGCAAAGCAAATCAAAAAGAGGGAAATTAGATAGTACCAAAGAGTGTAAGAGCACAAAAGAAGTGACCAGAGATACAAATGCTAAAAAGAATGAATCTCAAACAACAAAAGAGGAGAagaataaaactaatttaagGCAGCTGAGATCCAGAaggtttaatttttcatctgAAGATGATAAATCTCAGAAATCTATAGATTTAAGTTCGAAGAGTGACGGTACAAAGtcaaagtattatataaacgAAGATTCCACAGATtctgaaaatgaatttcagcCAAAAccaaaaattgtaacaaaaaagaaatcaagTGATGATGGTAATGGAAAGGAACCAAAGTCTAAGAGTAGCAAGAAGagcaatagaaaattattatccaGCGATAGCGAAAGCGAAGATACcagtaataaaagaaatacacAAGATCTTTGGGCTGAAGTATATTTGGAATCGGAAGAAAGCTGGATATGTGTGAGTGTAATGGAGGAAAAGATTCATTGTGTTAGAGAAGTATAT aaaaaagcaaaaaaaCCTGTGCTGTATGTAATAGCATGGAATTCCAATGGTTTAATAAAGGATGTAACTAGACGTTATTGTCCGCATTGGCTTACAGTCACGCGCAAACAACGCATTGATGAGAAATGGTGGTTGGAAGCATTGATTCCTTGGAAGGAAAAAGATACCGCCATTTCTAAAGCTGAAGACCAAATGCTTTTAGACAa aGAATTAGAGCAGCCATTACCTAAAACCATTGGTGAATGTAAAGGACATCCATTGTACGTTATTGCAAGACATTTACTAAAATTCGAAGGATTGTACCCTCCAGATTGCGTACCATTGGGACACACCTCTACTGGTGAAGCCATTTATTCTCGGCACTGTGTACATACTCTTTGCTCAAGAGAAACGTGGCTAAAACGAGCTCGAGTTGTAAAGCCAAAACAGGAAccatataaaatagttaaagcTCGTCCAAAGTACGATAAG aatatatgtatattcttgTTTCAAGTAGCTATCTGGTATGAAAATTAA
- the Bai gene encoding transmembrane emp24 domain-containing protein bai, whose product MQNVLFVLVTLFAYAHSIRFYLEPNSMKCLKEETQAHVLVAGEYEVSETPGIKTEYIVRDSKSEVLSKNDNILQGKMLKFSFVLETYDKFEICFMARVLQPHYSNNMKHVKQEVHLVTKRGIEAKSYEAISEAAKLKPSEVELKRLEDLSEAIVQDFARMRQNEEHMRDTNEATNSRVLHFSIFSTLWLFVLSTCQVLYLRRFFKLKKLIE is encoded by the exons atGCAAAACGTTTTATTCGTACTCGTTACACTGTTCGCATACGCACATTCTATTAGGTTCTACCTTGAACCAAACTCAATGAAATGTTTGAAAGAGGAAACACAAGCTCATGTTTTGGTTGCCGGAGAATACGAGGTTTCCGAAACGCCGGGTATTAAAACTGAATATATC GTTCGTGATTCTAAGTCCGAGGTACTCAGCAAAAATGATAACATACTTCAaggaaaaatgttgaaattctCATTTGTATTAGAGACATATGATAAATTTGAAATCTGCTTCATGGCACGTGTTTTACAACCCCATTATTCAAACA ATATGAAACATGTTAAACAAGAAGTTCACTTGGTTACGAAACGTGGTATTGAAGCAAAGAGTTATGAAGCT ataagcGAAGCAGCTAAACTGAAACCTTCAGAAGTAGAACTAAAACGTTTAGAAGATTTATCTGAAGCAATTGTTCAAGACTTTGCTCGAATGAGACAAAATGAAGAACACATGAGAGATACTAATG AGGCAACAAACTCTCGAGTACTCCACTTCAGTATATTCTCTACCTTATGGCTCTTTGTACTTTCCACTTGTCAGGTTCTGTACCTGAGACGTTTCTTCAAATTGAAGAAACTTATAGAATAA
- the LOC144473115 gene encoding mpv17-like protein 2, with protein MNAWRKLFDKYLLVTNTVSCGLMMAAADLIQQRSEHWKKNKYPTDETRIMIASLDNQQQDSNNSEAYVHDFVRTKNMTTVGLIQGPFHHWFYLVLDKVIPGRNALSVVKKTCLDQSIASPTCLGIFFVGLGVLESRKLEEIYDELKVKLYDTWKVDCCFWPPTQCVNFFFIPFRYRVLYTNFMTMIYDIFLSYMKYDHQYQ; from the exons ATGAACGCttggagaaaattatttg aTAAGTACCTGCTGGTCACGAATACAGTGAGCTGTGGTCTAATGATGGCTGCAGCAGACCTGATTCAACAACGCAGTGAACATTGGAAGAAAAACAAGTATCCAACAGACGAAACTCGCATCATGATCGCATCTTTGGACAACCAACAACAAGATTCCAATAATTCAGAGGCGTATGTGCACGACTTCGTTAGAACGAAAAACATGACGACTGTGGGTTTGATTCAAGGTCCTTTTCATCACTGGTTCTACCTAGTTTTGGATAAAGTAATACCTGGTAGAAATGCACTATCAGTTGTTAAGAAGACCTGTCTTGACCAGTCAATTGCTAGTCCCACCTGTTTAGGTATATTCTTTGTGGGTCTTGGTGTGTTGGAGAGCAGGAAACttgaagaaatatatgacGAGTTGAAAGTGAAATTATATGACACGTGGAAA GTAGATTGTTGTTTCTGGCCTCCAACGCAGTGCGTcaacttcttttttattcccTTTCGATACCGAGTTCTGTATACGAATTTTATGACCATGATCTACGATATATTCCTCTCATACATGAAATAC GATCACCAGTACCAATAG
- the Rpl37-1 gene encoding ribosomal protein L37-1, translated as MTKGTSSFGKRRNKTHTLCRRCGRSSYHIQKSQCAQCGYPQKKMRSYNWSVKAKRRKTTGTGRMRYLKIVRRKFKNGFREGLPKPKAVATK; from the exons ATG ACGAAGGGTACATCAAGTTTTGGTAAGCGGCGAAATAAGACACACACATTGTGCAGACGGTGTGGTCGGAGCTCGTACCACATCCAAAAGTCGCAATGTGCACAGTGTGGATATCCTCAGAAAAAAATGCGATCTT ATAACTGGTCAGTGAAGGCTAAAAGGAGGAAGACTACTGGTACTGGTCGTATGCGGTACTTGAAGATTGTTCGCCGCAAATTCAA GAATGGATTTAGAGAAGGTTTGCCAAAACCAAAAGCTGTTGCAACTAAATAA
- the Eif2bgamma gene encoding eukaryotic translation initiation factor 2B subunit gamma produces MYPYKEFQAVVLAGGGGSRMTELTNEKYKCLLPIRNIPMLWYPLQLLERAGFKEAIVVVSENMGSNVSFALNKLSCSELNLKIKVDIVAVEDAEDLGTADSIRHIHDKIHTDFLVISCDLISNVDICEILNLYRKHNASIAALMLPVPKLPDEFITPGPKNKQKPETDLIGIDNETGRLVFLASASDFEETINISQMLLKKHISFTIHSKLLDAHLYVMSKWVLDFLVHNKSFSTLKGELLPYIVRNQLTKPPKKHIDDKGPDGQVNSKKDIYDFADEKPLDELIRKMSAYNDHSTDLKDVYHGDVLRCYAHIVNGKFGIRANTIQMYHFANTKISEWWSNNDMEKFNIANISATATVKSTQIQDCHIDDNAIIHEKTSLKQCHIGPNVVIESKTRISQSVIMENVTIKQRCVIHNCILCNGCIIEEGTELKNCVVGSQHIVASESQHSREVLTDADKLIEF; encoded by the exons ATGTATCCTTACAAAGAGTTTCAAGCAGTTGTGCTTGCTGGTGGAGGAGGATCACGTATGACTGAACTTActaatgaaaaatacaaatgcTTATTGCCAATAAGAAATATACCAATGCTTTGGTATCCTCTCCAATTATTAGAACGTGCTGGTTTTAAAGAGGCCATTGTTGTTGTATCTGAAAACATGGGAAGCAATGTGTCGTTTGCTCTGAACAAACTATCTTGCTCTGAACTAAACCTCAAAATTAAAGTAGATATTGTTGCGGTTGAAGATGCAGAAGATCTTGGAACTGCAGATTCCATCAGACACATACATGACAAAATTCACACTGATTTCTTAGTGATTTCCTGTGATTTAATCAGTAATGTTGACATATGCGAGATTTTAAACCTGTATAGAAAACATAATGCAAGCATTGCTGCACTTATGCTTCCTGTACCCAAGCTACCAGATGAATTTATAACTCCAGGtccaaaaaataaacaaaaaccaGAGACTGATTTGATAGGTATCGACAATGAAACAGGACGCTTAGTCTTTTTGGCTTCAGCTTCTGATTTTGAGGAAACTATTAACATTTCTCAAATGCTTCTAAAGAAACATATAAGTTTTACTATTCATTCAAAATTGCTGGATGCTCATCTATATGTGATGAGTAAATGGGTGTTGGACTTTTTGGTGCacaataa GAGTTTCAGTACGTTAAAGGGCGAACTTCTCCCGTACATTGTTAGAAACCAATTAACTAAGCCTCCTAAAAAACATATAGATGATAAAGGACCTGATGGTCAGGTTAATTCAAAGAAAGATATCTATGATTTTGCTGATGAAAAACCTTTAgacgaattaattagaaaaatgtcaGCATATAACGATCACAGTACTGATTTGAAAGATGTGTATCATGGAGATGTACTAAGATGTTATGCCCATATTGTTAATGGAAAATTCGGAATTAGAGCAAACACTATTCAAATGTACCATTTTGCCAATACCAAG atatcAGAATGGTGGAGTAACAATGATAtggagaaatttaatattgcaaatatttcggCTACGGCTACTGTAAAAAGTACACAAATACAAGATTGTCACATTGATGACAATGCCATCATACACGAAAAAACTTCGCTTAAACAATGTCACATTGGACCAAATGTAGTTATTGAATCAAAGACTAGAATATCACAGAGTGTTATAATGGAAAATGTTACTATTAAACAaag GTGCGTAATACACAATTGCATACTATGCAATGGTTGCATTATTGAAGAAGGTacagaattaaagaattgcGTGGTTGGTTCTCAACATATTGTAGCAAGTGAAAGTCAACATTCTCGTGAAGTTCTTACTGACGCTGATAAgcttatagaattttaa
- the Trmt6 gene encoding tRNA methyltransferase 6 non-catalytic subunit encodes MLGYVEQLGYVINSSIKTCTEKPMRLTNMSELEDVIIIGKYVIVKKLNFKKIYKVTANGQLMLGRDLVNMGEIIGKRFWTTFEMIPSKNGKRTFSLKEGSETESWDDLLNTLPSGHDNRSINDDGTSQKLSKDEITQLQEAGKSGKEIVGSLIENNKSFSDKTEYSQEKYLKKKERKYHKYLTVCKPNISALHDVYFKLDHTKIGSLRMDTLSQILSYSDVQSDGLFILYDSGCQGLPAAALLDRIGANTKGHLINLHPGNVPKALLIHAMNYPKEQLDRLMNVNIYSFLRLYYQGEKAVLSNILATKKTLNNSINKNKESEPKLSEKDNIVDCTQIENHTSNDIQQDEEINDKESSTTDTNEISETCEVLKEQTSHNCSIGTKRKLDESNTCESTDIVPSKKPRWFMETQQAVDLVKNSKARGLAIVAKEHPLNIVTALLPFLGASRPFVIHHIYREPLQETYMMLKQQQNVINLRLVSNFLRSYQVLPDRTHPDILTSDSGGYLLTGYLVE; translated from the coding sequence atgttaggttatgttgagcagttaggttatgttataaataGTTCAATAAAAACGTGTACAGAAAAGCCCATGAGATTAACAAACATGAGCGAATTGGAAGATGTAATTATCATAGGAAAGTATGTAATagtaaagaaattgaattttaagaaGATTTACAAAGTGACAGCAAATGGACAGTTAATGTTAGGAAGAGACCTGGTAAATATGGGTGAAATTATTGGCAAGAGATTCTGGACCACCTTTGAGATGATTCCATCAAAGAATGGGAAAAGAACATTTTCCTTAAAAGAAGGTTCAGAAACTGAATCGTGGGATGATTTATTGAATACATTACCTAGTGGCCATGATAATCGTTCAATCAATGACGATGGCACTTCTCAGAAATTGTCTAAAGACGAGATCACTCAGCTTCAAGAAGCTGGTAAAAGTGGTAAGGAAATAGTAGGtagtttaattgaaaataataaatctttctcAGATAAGACAGAATATTCGCAAGAGAAATatctgaaaaagaaagaacgaaagtatcataaatatttaactgtaTGCAAACCTAACATAAGTGCTTTGCATGATGTATACTTCAAATTAGATCATACTAAGATTGGGAGTTTACGAATGGACACCTTGTCACAAATATTGTCATATAGCGATGTTCAATCAGATggattgtttatattatatgacaGTGGATGTCAAGGTTTACCAGCAGCTGCATTGTTAGATAGGATTGGTGCTAATACAAAAGGACATTTGATCAATTTGCACCCTGGGAATGTGCCCAAAGCTTTGTTAATTCATGCCATGAACTATCCTAAAGAACAATTAGACAGATTAATGAATGTCAATATTTATAGCTTTTTAAGACTATATTACCAAGGTGAAAAAGCTGTTTTAAGCAACATTTTGGCTACAAAAAAGacattgaataattcaataaataagaataaagaaaGTGAACCTAAACTCTCTGAAAAAGATAATATAGTTGATTGTACTCAAATAGAAAATCATACCAGCAATGATATTCAGCaagatgaagaaattaatgacaaAGAAAGTAGTACTACTGACACAAATGAAATTAGTGAAACCTGTGAAGTCCTTAAAGAACAAACTTCACATAACTGTTCTATAGGGACAAAACGAAAATTAGATGAATCCAATACATGTGAATCTACTGACATTGTGCCTTCAAAGAAACCAAGATGGTTTATGGAAACCCAACAAGCTGTAGACCTTGTGAAGAATTCAAAAGCACGAGGATTAGCTATTGTAGCTAAGGAGCAtcctttaaatattgtaactgCTCTTTTGCCTTTTTTGGGAGCATCCAGACCTTTCGTCATTCATCACATATATCGGGAACCTCTGCAAGAGACGTACATGATGCtaaaacaacaacaaaatgttattaatctAAGACTAGTCTCAAATTTTCTACGTTCCTATCAAGTATTACCAGATAGAACACATCCTGACATCCTAACTAGTGATTCAGGtggttatttattaacagGATATTTGGTTGAATAG